In one Curtobacterium citreum genomic region, the following are encoded:
- a CDS encoding ArsR/SmtB family transcription factor, which produces MPANVDAPERLPQPAVAEMDLPTVLDAMSDPIRLAILHRYLVDAAGGVRSCGWVGLDRPKSTLTHHFRVLREAGLLEQHQEGLVRSSRVRVEDVQQRFPGLLDLVADWQVPAALLLDEVPA; this is translated from the coding sequence ATGCCCGCGAACGTGGATGCCCCGGAACGGCTGCCCCAACCGGCCGTCGCCGAGATGGACCTGCCGACGGTCCTCGACGCGATGAGCGACCCGATCCGCCTCGCGATCCTGCACCGCTACCTGGTCGACGCGGCCGGCGGGGTGCGCAGCTGCGGGTGGGTCGGGCTCGACCGACCGAAGTCCACGCTGACGCACCACTTCCGCGTCCTGCGCGAGGCCGGGCTGCTCGAGCAGCACCAGGAGGGGCTCGTGCGGTCGAGCCGCGTCCGGGTCGAGGACGTGCAGCAGCGGTTCCCCGGGCTGCTCGACCTGGTCGCCGACTGGCAGGTGCCCGCCGCGCTCCTGCTCGACGAGGTCCCCGCGTGA
- a CDS encoding TIGR02611 family protein, protein MDGDTHERPDAVVRAEAQQTDEGSHRFRWFRDLRTWIHARPGLHLFYKVLVGIVGGLVVVIGLILVPLPGPGWLVVFIGLTILASEFHFFHRIITWLRAQLHRFWDWAKAHGPRWLRRAADRGKADVDAAHADAHRSTGVRAHQRPNRARPGH, encoded by the coding sequence ATGGACGGCGACACCCACGAGCGACCCGACGCGGTCGTGCGTGCCGAGGCCCAGCAGACCGACGAAGGGTCCCACCGCTTCCGGTGGTTCCGCGACCTGCGCACGTGGATCCACGCGCGGCCGGGGCTGCACCTGTTCTACAAGGTGCTCGTCGGCATCGTCGGCGGGCTGGTCGTGGTGATCGGGCTCATCCTCGTGCCGCTCCCGGGGCCTGGTTGGCTCGTGGTGTTCATCGGTCTGACGATCCTGGCGAGCGAGTTCCACTTCTTCCACCGCATCATCACGTGGCTCCGCGCCCAGCTGCACCGCTTCTGGGACTGGGCGAAGGCGCACGGACCGCGGTGGCTCCGTCGCGCGGCGGACCGCGGCAAGGCCGACGTCGACGCCGCACACGCCGACGCGCACCGGAGCACCGGGGTCCGCGCGCACCAGCGGCCGAACCGGGCGCGCCCGGGGCACTGA
- a CDS encoding MFS transporter: protein MQSARSVAGFWILAAMLLVAMASSAVPSPIYPVYAAEWHLTPLALTAVFAIYVAGLLVTMLVAGRLSDHVGRKPVLVAGGLLLVLSLVLFAGADGPVALVVDRIVQGVAVGLLIGALGAALIDNSLERFPSLAGVLNGAVPPFALATGALTSGALVEWGPAPEQLVYVVFGALLLLLVVALVVVPERVTRRPGALRSLRPTVSVPRASRALFRGVAGALVASWALGGLFLSLVPSALRAVFGIEDHFAAGALIAVVTGVGGLTGLAIQRLDTRRSLLIGLVALVAGPVVTVSFVFAHSLPGLVVGSAIAGVGFGAGFQAPLRMLLATAAPTHRAGLLSSVYVVSYLAFGVPAVVAGLLEPTFGFVPVLAGYGAFIVLAATVALVLQLVSRSAADAEERAGTGPVRTCPTPTAD from the coding sequence ATGCAGTCAGCACGATCGGTCGCGGGGTTCTGGATCCTCGCCGCCATGCTCCTCGTCGCGATGGCCTCGTCCGCGGTGCCGTCGCCGATCTACCCCGTCTACGCCGCCGAGTGGCACCTCACCCCGCTCGCCCTGACCGCCGTGTTCGCGATCTACGTCGCCGGGCTCCTCGTCACGATGCTCGTCGCCGGGCGGCTGTCCGACCACGTCGGCCGGAAGCCAGTGCTCGTCGCCGGTGGGCTGCTCCTCGTGCTCTCCCTCGTGCTGTTCGCCGGCGCGGACGGCCCCGTCGCCCTCGTGGTGGACCGCATCGTGCAGGGCGTCGCCGTCGGGCTGCTCATCGGCGCGCTCGGTGCGGCCCTCATCGACAACTCGCTCGAGCGCTTCCCGTCCCTCGCCGGGGTCCTGAACGGTGCCGTGCCGCCGTTCGCCCTCGCCACCGGTGCCCTCACGAGCGGCGCCCTGGTGGAGTGGGGTCCCGCGCCCGAACAGCTCGTGTACGTGGTGTTCGGCGCCCTCCTGCTGCTGCTCGTCGTGGCGCTCGTCGTCGTCCCCGAGCGCGTCACCCGTCGTCCGGGAGCGCTGCGCTCCCTGCGCCCTACCGTCTCGGTCCCCCGTGCCTCCCGCGCCCTGTTCCGAGGCGTCGCGGGCGCCCTCGTCGCCAGCTGGGCCCTCGGTGGGCTGTTCCTGTCGCTCGTGCCCTCCGCGCTCCGCGCCGTGTTCGGCATCGAGGACCACTTCGCCGCCGGCGCCCTGATCGCCGTCGTCACCGGCGTGGGCGGACTCACCGGCCTGGCGATCCAGCGGCTCGACACCCGCCGGAGCCTGCTCATCGGGCTCGTCGCACTCGTCGCCGGACCGGTCGTCACCGTGTCGTTCGTGTTCGCGCACTCGCTGCCCGGCCTGGTCGTCGGCAGTGCGATCGCCGGGGTGGGCTTCGGGGCCGGGTTCCAGGCGCCGCTGCGGATGCTCCTCGCGACCGCCGCACCGACGCACCGCGCCGGACTGCTGTCGTCGGTCTACGTCGTGAGCTACCTGGCGTTCGGCGTCCCCGCGGTCGTGGCCGGTCTCCTCGAGCCGACGTTCGGCTTCGTGCCCGTCCTCGCCGGGTACGGCGCGTTCATCGTCCTCGCGGCGACGGTCGCCCTCGTCCTCCAGCTGGTCTCACGGAGTGCCGCCGACGCCGAGGAACGTGCCGGGACCGGTCCCGTGCGGACCTGCCCCACGCCCACCGCCGACTGA
- a CDS encoding TraR/DksA family transcriptional regulator, whose amino-acid sequence MDDPRTALTTERQRNERLLADVERSMRDVSDARLDANSDDEHDPEGATLAWERGSLGAVRDAARERIRLVDAALARLDAGTYGRCAVGGEPVPEARLAAVPWAATCVAHA is encoded by the coding sequence ATGGACGATCCCCGCACGGCGCTCACGACGGAACGGCAGCGCAACGAGCGGCTGCTCGCCGACGTGGAGCGGAGCATGCGGGACGTCAGCGACGCCCGGCTCGACGCGAACTCCGACGACGAGCACGACCCCGAGGGCGCGACCCTCGCGTGGGAGCGCGGGTCGCTCGGCGCGGTCCGCGACGCCGCGCGGGAGCGGATCCGCCTGGTCGACGCCGCGCTCGCGCGGCTCGACGCCGGCACCTACGGACGGTGCGCCGTCGGCGGCGAACCCGTCCCGGAGGCCCGCCTGGCCGCCGTCCCGTGGGCGGCGACGTGCGTCGCCCACGCGTGA